In Sphaeramia orbicularis chromosome 5, fSphaOr1.1, whole genome shotgun sequence, a genomic segment contains:
- the atxn7 gene encoding ataxin-7: MSERAEDDVRGELRRAARQQLKQQQIQRGEASTAMATVAERRSLPSPEIMLGQPWSNWVDASKLHGNDGAESEESFKDFGKNREAMRLCREDMPIFGQCPAQDDFYLVMCSHCSQVVKPQAFQAHYERRHSSASKPGSTSPFPVSGRNRSSGLGPGLGSGSVAGVASGGILSRPSTAGSSLSSSSTSSSSSNSKLLKPPKEKLPGIQRRPPFSPFRVLQPDKILTPAVKVEKMHLNVDSSAKLVQTLSAPATTSSSSTSSSSTTVSSNTTTITTSSSSALKPGLNCPSIPKPPLLAPGQIPNGKGHLTVHSDKKQDSSSSASSRRHVNKKVTEREFNPDVHCGVVDMTARKPCTRSLTCKTHSLSQRRAVPGRRKRFDTLLAEHKNRAREREREREVHQTHSQQTPPLRDTHPSSHLTTAHDPHQVSHGNGPALDVTKPLPLGKPKFHSPGLPRLNSSHGGGTPGDPAVVHESPHHSQTAPDGFSRPSSDEGENEEREENADKLDCHYSGYHPRPAAYCTFGSRLFGRGCYSFDRRWDRVRCALTTMMDKHVNSQMWKKIPLALENSSSVAPTHRTSTNYHGSTPSSGFLGPPATLPQTPYSQSYEGKSVLSYGTTLNARSSPQGGAEHPAYGTTQARQVSSSPQMPSAHSSSSSSSAPSLASGRALKSRSSSSNTTKSASSFRPKEISSGSTTPVIPNSTSGGSSGANSNSSSTSFSSGKKRKNSSLLSSSHGSSESSSNANYSSSSSSFKKNCANVGSSGSTYHHSSLGPSSSSSLSSSHSGVHSVGLNCGPTVRTNSLSLKAEPSGGSAGGSSGPPARGPPSGSPAESIKRMSVVMNSSDSTLSLGPFVHHQSSSSSDHHTSFSHHSSDGRLEGKKRKNSPASSSVNSGGGGGGLGGGGPGPGRSKVAKSPAINNIHGKHGRSIPGTPGLPNNSHLHQPKARP, from the exons ATGTCGGAAAGGGCCGAGGATGACGTCAGGGGGGAGCTGCGCCGAGCGGCCAGGCAGcagctgaagcagcagcagatccAGCGGGGAGAAGCCTCCACAGCAATGGCGACTGTTGCGGAGCGGAGATCCTTGCCTAGTCCAGAAATAATGCTGGGACAGCCTTGGAGCAACTGGGTCGACGCTTCCAAACTCCACGGCAACGACG GTGCTGAATCGGAGGAAAGTTTCAAAGACTTCGGGAAAAATCGAGAAGCCATGCGTTTGTGCAGAGAag ACATGCCCATTTTTGGCCAGTGTCCAGCACAAGATGACTTCTACCTGGTGATGTGCAGCCATTGCAGTCAGGTAGTGAAGCCCCAAGCCTTCCAAGCACACTATG AGAGAAGACACAGTTCAGCCAGCAAGCCAGGATCCACCTCGCCCTTCCCAGTGTCGGGCAGGAACCGGAGCAGTGGGCTTGGGCCTGGCTTAGGCTCAGGGTCTGTCGCTGGAGTGGCAAGTGGAGGGATTCTCAGCCGACCTTCCACCGCTGGATCCAGCCTATCCTCCTCTTCGACCTCGTCATCCTCCTCCAATTCCAAACTCCTCAAACCACCCAAAGAGAAGCTGCCAGGCATTCAGCGAAGACCACCCTTTTCCCCCTTCAGGGTGCTGCAGCCGGACAAGAT CCTCACCCCGGCTGTCAAGGTGGAGAAGATGCATCTGAATGTGGACTCGTCAGCTAAGCTGGTGCAGACTCTCTCTGCCCCCGCCACCACCTCATCCTCCTCCACATCCTCCTCTAGCACCACTGTGAGCTCCAATACTACCACCAtcaccacctcctcctcatcAGCCCTTAAACCAGGCCTTAACTGTCCCTCCATACCAAAGCCTCCATTACTGGCCCCGGGTCAAATACCCAATGGCAAGGGCCACCTCACGGTCCACTCTGACAAGAAGCaggacagcagcagcagtgccAGTAGCAGACGTCACGTTAACAAGAAAGTGACAG AACGCGAGTTCAATCCAGATGTCCACTGTGGCGTTGTGGATATGACAGCTCGGAAACCATGCACAAGATCTCTAACATGCAAG ACACATTCCTTAAGCCAGCGGAGGGCGGTGCCAGGGCGGAGGAAGCGCTTTGACACATTACTGGCAGAGCACAAGAACAGAGCAAGGGAgcgagaaagggagagagaagtCCACCAAACCCATTCTCAGCAAACCCCCCCTCTCAGGGACACACACCCCTCCTCGCACCTCACCACTGCCCATGACCCCCATCAGGTGTCTCATGGCAACGGACCCGCCCTAGACGTCACTAAGCCTTTGCCACTCGGAAAGCCTAAATTTCACAGCCCTGGTCTTCCACG ACTAAACAGCAGTCATGGAGGTGGTACCCCCGGAGACCCTGCAGTAGTCCATGAGTCACCACACCATTCACAAACTGCCCCAGATGGTTTTTCACGACCCTCCAGTGATGAGGGCGAGAACGAGGAGCGGGAGGAGAACGCTGACAAATTGGACTGTCACTATTCAGGTTATCACCCTCGACCGGCAGCT TACTGTACCTTTGGAAGCCGACTGTTTGGGAGGGGTTGTTACTCCTTTGACCGGCGATGGGACAGAGTGCGATGTGCTCTAACCACAATGATGGACAAACACGTCAACTCTCAGATGTGGAA GAAAATCCCCTTGGCCTTGGAGAACTCCTCCTCTGTTGCACCTACCCATAGGACAAGCACAAATTATCACGGTAGCACTCCCTCTTCAGGCTTCCTGGGCCCCCCTGCCACCTTGCCCCAGACTCCCTATAGCCAATCCTATGAGGGCAAGTCAGTGCTCTCCTATGGGACCACCTTAAATGCCCGCAGCTCCCCTCAGGGCGGGGCTGAGCACCCGGCCTACGGCACCACGCAGGCCCGACAAGTGTCTTCGTCGCCGCAGATGCCTTCAGCCCACTCgtcctcatcctcttcttcagCTCCCTCCCTTGCCTCAGGCCGGGCGCTCAAGTCCCGTTCCTCTAGCAGCAACACTACCAAGTCAGCATCGTCCTTCAGGCCCAAAGAGATCTCCTCTGGCTCCACCACACCTGTCATCCCTAACTCGACTAGTGGGGGCAGCAGTGGAGCCAACAGTAACAGTAGCAGCACGAGCTTCAGCTcggggaagaagaggaagaacagctctctcctctcttcatcacACGGCTCCTCTGAATCCTCCTCTAATGCCAactactcttcctcctcctcctctttcaaaAAGAACTGTGCAAATGTCGGCAGCTCAGGGAGCACTTACCACCACAGCTCACTAGGACCTTCATCCTCATCGTCATTATCCTCCTCCCATAGTGGAGTCCACAGCGTGGGGCTTAACTGTGGCCCCACCGTGCGGACCAACTCCCTTAGTCTCAAGGCTGAGCCTTCCGGAGGTTCAGCTGGTGGCTCCTCAGGGCCACCAGCAAGAGGGCCTCCGTCAGGCAGCCCAGCAGAGTCCATCAAGCGCATGAGTGTGGTGATGAACAGCAGTGACTCCACCCTCTCCCTGGGGCCATTCGTCCACCACCAGTCCTCATCTTCATCTGACCACCACACCAGCTTCAGCCACCACTCCTCAGATGGACGCCTGGAGGGAAAGAAGCGCAAAAACTCTCCTGCCTCCAGCAGTGTTAATAGTGGAGGTGGGGGAGGAGGGCTTGGAGGAGGGGGGCCAGGACCAGGTAGATCCAAGGTGGCCAAGTCGCCTGCAATTAACAACATCCATGGGAAGCATGGGCGGAGCATTCCAGGGACGCCGGGGCTCCCCAACAACTCTCATTTACATCAG CCAAAGGCTCGTCCTTGA